The proteins below come from a single Kosakonia sp. SMBL-WEM22 genomic window:
- the treB gene encoding PTS trehalose transporter subunit IIBC: MAIKSNPQDIDKLIELVGGKENVATVSHCITRLRFVLNDPKKAKPAEIEKLPMVKGCFTNAGQFQVVIGTDVGDWYQLLLQHTQVSGTDKESAKRVARQNMKWHESLISHFAEIFFPLLPALISGGLILGFRNLIGDLPLFNDAPLTEASPVWKSIYDFLWLIGEAIFFYIPVGICWSVVKKMGGTPILGIVLGITLVSPQLMNAYLLGQQTPEVWNFGWFSIDKVGYQSQVIPSILAGLTLAWIELKLKRIVPDYLTLVVVPVLSLLIAVFLAHTIIGPFGRVVGNGIAWGVSHLMTGPFAPIGSALFGFLYAPLVITGVHQTTLAVDLQLIQNLGGTPVWPIIALSNIAQGSAVVGIILVSKKVNEREISVPAAISAYLGVTEPAMYGINMKYRFPMLCGMVGGACAGLICGLSGVMANGIGVGGLPAILSVKTQYWSIYGLAMLVAIVIPLVLTTVIYKRKQAAGKLLVV; this comes from the coding sequence ATGGCGATAAAAAGTAACCCCCAGGATATTGATAAACTTATTGAATTGGTCGGCGGCAAAGAGAACGTTGCAACCGTCAGTCACTGTATTACCCGTTTACGTTTTGTGCTTAACGATCCGAAAAAAGCCAAACCCGCCGAGATTGAAAAACTGCCGATGGTGAAGGGCTGCTTTACCAACGCCGGGCAGTTTCAGGTGGTGATTGGCACCGATGTCGGCGACTGGTATCAACTGCTGTTGCAGCATACGCAGGTGAGCGGCACCGACAAAGAGAGTGCCAAGCGCGTGGCGCGGCAGAATATGAAGTGGCATGAGAGCCTCATCTCCCACTTTGCGGAGATCTTCTTTCCGCTGCTGCCAGCGCTGATCAGCGGCGGTCTGATCCTCGGTTTCCGCAATCTGATTGGCGATCTGCCGCTGTTTAACGACGCGCCGCTTACCGAAGCGTCGCCGGTGTGGAAAAGCATCTACGACTTCTTATGGCTGATTGGCGAAGCGATCTTCTTCTACATTCCGGTCGGTATCTGCTGGTCGGTAGTGAAGAAGATGGGCGGCACGCCGATCCTCGGCATTGTGCTGGGGATTACGCTGGTCTCTCCGCAGCTGATGAACGCCTATCTGCTCGGGCAGCAGACGCCGGAGGTGTGGAACTTTGGCTGGTTCTCCATCGATAAAGTGGGCTACCAGTCGCAGGTTATTCCGTCGATTCTGGCCGGTTTGACGCTGGCGTGGATTGAGCTGAAGCTTAAACGCATCGTGCCGGATTACCTGACGCTGGTAGTCGTACCGGTGCTCTCGCTGCTGATTGCGGTGTTCCTTGCGCACACCATCATCGGGCCGTTCGGCCGTGTGGTGGGTAACGGCATCGCCTGGGGCGTTAGCCATCTGATGACCGGGCCGTTCGCGCCAATTGGCTCGGCGCTGTTTGGCTTCCTCTATGCGCCGCTGGTGATCACCGGGGTGCATCAGACCACGCTGGCAGTTGACCTGCAACTGATTCAGAACCTCGGCGGCACGCCGGTCTGGCCAATTATCGCCCTCTCTAACATTGCACAGGGTTCCGCAGTCGTCGGCATTATTCTCGTGAGCAAGAAGGTTAACGAACGGGAGATCTCAGTGCCCGCCGCCATCTCGGCCTATCTAGGCGTGACGGAACCGGCAATGTACGGCATCAACATGAAGTATCGCTTCCCGATGCTCTGCGGCATGGTCGGCGGTGCCTGCGCCGGGCTGATTTGTGGGCTGAGCGGCGTGATGGCGAATGGCATTGGCGTCGGCGGCTTACCGGCGATCCTCTCGGTGAAAACCCAATACTGGTCGATTTATGGTTTGGCGATGCTGGTAGCGATTGTGATCCCGCTCGTGCTGACCACGGTTATCTATAAACGTAAGCAGGCAGCGGGCAAGCTGCTGGTGGTGTGA
- the treC gene encoding alpha,alpha-phosphotrehalase, with protein MSKRNVPWWQNGVIYQIYPRSFQDSTGNGLGDLQGIVRRLDYLQWLGVSAIWLTPVYLSPQVDNGYDVADYYAIDPLFGTMADFEALVDAAHQRGIKMVMDMVFNHTSTEHAWFKAAASDRNSPWRNFYIWRDGKEGRLPNNWHSKFGGSAWCWHEETQQYYLHSFSAQQADLNWENPEVRNALKAVCHFWADKGVDGLRLDVINLVSKHPDLPDDDEGDGRRFYTDGPAIHDFLEEMSRDVFQPRGLMTVGEMSSTRLEHCQRYARLDGKELSMTFNFHHLKIDYPQGEKWRLAPPDRVALKRIFAEWQRGMHKLAWNALFWCNHDQPRIVSRLGDDGALRTVSAKMLAMVLHGMQGTPYIFQGEEIGMTNPHFSRIDQYRDVESLNMFKILRLHQDEKDVLAVLAHKSRDNGRTPVQWDDSANAGFTDGESWIEVADNYRQINVVSEMADSDSVLHTYRELISLRKTLPVLTFGDYQDLDPDSPASWCYQRQDEEQTLRVVANLSGDPLALNEACLPREAGWRLLYSNYADGTQLPATGTLRPYECGWWLRE; from the coding sequence ATGAGCAAACGTAATGTTCCGTGGTGGCAAAACGGCGTGATTTACCAGATCTACCCGCGCAGTTTTCAGGACAGTACCGGTAATGGCCTCGGCGATCTTCAGGGCATTGTGCGTCGCCTTGACTACCTGCAGTGGCTCGGTGTGAGCGCCATCTGGCTAACGCCGGTTTACCTCTCGCCGCAGGTGGATAACGGCTATGACGTGGCGGATTACTACGCCATCGATCCGCTGTTTGGCACCATGGCTGATTTTGAGGCGCTGGTTGACGCCGCCCATCAGCGCGGCATTAAGATGGTGATGGATATGGTGTTTAACCATACCTCCACGGAGCATGCGTGGTTCAAAGCCGCTGCCAGCGACCGTAACAGCCCTTGGCGCAACTTCTATATCTGGCGCGACGGCAAAGAGGGTCGGCTGCCTAATAACTGGCACTCCAAGTTTGGCGGCAGCGCCTGGTGCTGGCATGAGGAGACGCAGCAGTATTATCTGCACTCCTTCTCTGCCCAGCAGGCGGATCTCAACTGGGAGAACCCGGAAGTGCGCAACGCCCTGAAGGCGGTCTGCCACTTCTGGGCCGATAAGGGCGTTGACGGGCTGCGGCTTGATGTCATCAACCTGGTCTCCAAGCACCCCGATTTGCCGGATGATGATGAGGGGGACGGTCGTCGTTTCTACACCGACGGCCCGGCGATTCACGACTTTCTTGAAGAGATGAGCCGTGACGTCTTTCAGCCGCGCGGGTTAATGACGGTGGGCGAAATGTCCTCCACCCGGCTTGAGCACTGCCAGCGCTATGCGCGGCTGGATGGCAAAGAGCTGTCGATGACCTTTAACTTTCATCACCTGAAAATCGACTATCCGCAGGGTGAAAAGTGGCGGCTTGCACCACCGGATCGGGTGGCCCTGAAACGCATCTTCGCCGAATGGCAGCGCGGGATGCACAAACTGGCGTGGAACGCGCTCTTCTGGTGTAACCACGATCAGCCGCGCATCGTTTCCCGGCTGGGTGATGATGGGGCGTTGCGCACCGTTTCGGCGAAAATGCTGGCGATGGTGCTCCACGGCATGCAGGGCACGCCCTATATTTTCCAGGGCGAAGAGATTGGCATGACCAATCCGCACTTCAGCCGCATCGATCAATACCGCGATGTCGAAAGCCTGAATATGTTCAAAATCCTGCGCCTGCATCAGGATGAAAAGGATGTGCTGGCGGTGCTGGCGCATAAATCCCGCGATAACGGCAGAACGCCGGTGCAGTGGGATGACAGCGCGAACGCTGGCTTTACCGATGGCGAAAGCTGGATTGAGGTCGCGGATAACTACCGGCAGATCAACGTAGTCAGTGAGATGGCTGATAGCGATTCGGTGCTGCACACCTATCGGGAACTTATCTCCCTGCGCAAAACCCTGCCGGTGCTCACCTTTGGCGACTATCAGGATCTCGATCCCGATTCGCCCGCGAGCTGGTGCTATCAGCGGCAGGATGAGGAGCAAACCCTGCGGGTGGTTGCCAATCTCAGCGGCGATCCGCTGGCGCTGAATGAAGCATGTTTACCCCGTGAGGCGGGCTGGCGTCTGCTCTATAGCAACTACGCTGATGGCACGCAGCTGCCCGCCACCGGCACGCTCAGACCCTATGAGTGCGGCTGGTGGCTGCGGGAGTAA
- a CDS encoding PLP-dependent aminotransferase family protein has product MSSRRFGSQSLLRLLGHWQQASSRTPLWRQLADALRLLILDGRLALESRLPGERELASTLAVSRTTIASALAHLREEGYLESRHGSGSRVILPDNRAIPTRSTAGAALDLSTAALSAGPEIHQAYSHALTAITPYLSRTGYGQLGVLALREEIAARYTARGLPTHVDEVMVVNGALSGLALVLRMLTGPGDRVVVDHPTYPLAIAAIQGASCRPVGVSLPQRGWDADGFAATLAQTAPRLAYLMPDYHNPTGRCMDSATREAIATIAARTRTTLVVDETMVDLWYENAPPPPLAAFDKHDSVITLGSAGKTFWGGLRLGWVRASARTIAHLAQTRDSLELGSPLLEQLATQWLMANESDFLPARRAMLQARRDRCGELMADLFPTWHFQPPKGGLSYWVELPDRLATAFAARAETEGIHLGAGTRFGLDGAFERNLRIPFALESTVLEDALLRIKPLWHALNPAMPSFKRNVV; this is encoded by the coding sequence ATGTCATCCCGTCGCTTTGGTAGCCAGTCGTTGCTGCGCCTGTTAGGCCACTGGCAGCAAGCCTCATCCCGCACCCCGCTCTGGCGTCAACTTGCCGATGCACTGCGCCTGCTGATCCTCGACGGCAGGCTGGCACTGGAGAGCCGCCTGCCTGGTGAGCGGGAGCTGGCGAGCACCCTCGCGGTGAGTCGCACAACGATTGCCAGCGCGCTGGCGCACCTGCGCGAGGAGGGCTACCTGGAGAGCCGCCACGGCAGCGGCTCGCGGGTGATCCTGCCCGATAACCGCGCGATACCGACGCGCAGCACCGCTGGCGCGGCGCTCGATCTCTCCACCGCTGCGCTCAGCGCCGGGCCGGAGATCCACCAGGCTTATAGCCATGCCTTAACGGCGATAACCCCCTATCTTTCACGCACCGGGTATGGGCAACTGGGCGTGCTGGCGCTGCGCGAAGAGATTGCCGCACGCTATACCGCGCGCGGTTTACCGACCCATGTCGATGAAGTGATGGTGGTGAATGGCGCATTGAGCGGGCTGGCGCTGGTGTTGCGTATGCTCACCGGGCCTGGCGATCGCGTGGTGGTCGATCACCCCACCTACCCGCTGGCGATCGCCGCGATTCAGGGAGCGTCGTGCAGGCCGGTTGGCGTCTCGCTGCCGCAGCGCGGTTGGGATGCCGACGGTTTTGCCGCCACGCTGGCGCAAACCGCGCCGCGCCTTGCCTACCTGATGCCCGATTATCACAATCCGACCGGGCGCTGTATGGATAGCGCGACGCGGGAAGCGATCGCCACCATTGCCGCCCGCACGCGTACCACGCTGGTGGTGGATGAGACGATGGTCGATCTCTGGTATGAAAACGCCCCGCCGCCGCCGCTCGCCGCATTTGATAAACATGACTCGGTGATCACGCTCGGCTCGGCGGGGAAAACCTTCTGGGGCGGATTACGGCTGGGGTGGGTTCGCGCCTCAGCACGCACCATCGCCCACCTGGCGCAGACGCGCGACTCGCTGGAGCTGGGCTCGCCGCTGCTGGAACAGCTGGCGACGCAGTGGCTGATGGCGAACGAAAGCGATTTTTTGCCGGCGCGCAGGGCGATGCTGCAAGCACGCCGCGACCGCTGCGGCGAACTCATGGCGGATCTCTTCCCCACGTGGCATTTTCAGCCGCCGAAGGGGGGGCTCTCTTACTGGGTCGAGCTGCCTGACCGGCTGGCGACAGCCTTTGCCGCCCGCGCTGAAACCGAGGGTATCCATCTTGGTGCCGGGACGCGTTTCGGCCTCGATGGCGCGTTTGAGCGCAATTTGCGCATCCCCTTCGCACTGGAGTCTACGGTGCTTGAGGATGCGCTACTGCGTATAAAACCGCTTTGGCATGCGCTCAATCCAGCGATGCCGTCGTTTAAGCGCAACGTGGTGTAA
- a CDS encoding GNAT family N-acetyltransferase gives MTTPILETERLRLLPLVSADAEQIQRIFPRWEVVRYLIASVPWPYPEGAAQHYVDNVALAASRAGEGWFWTLRRKEDEGELMGVICLMDTPDNNRGFWLAPEWQGRGYMREACHAVTDYWFNGLNREVLRAPKAVANDRSRKISHSSGMRLVRRQPGHYVAGELETELWEITRDDWNRLYG, from the coding sequence ATGACCACACCCATTCTGGAGACCGAAAGATTACGCCTGCTACCGCTGGTATCTGCCGATGCTGAACAGATCCAGCGCATTTTTCCGCGCTGGGAGGTCGTCCGTTACCTGATTGCCAGCGTACCGTGGCCCTACCCGGAAGGGGCAGCGCAACACTATGTCGACAACGTCGCGCTGGCGGCGAGCCGCGCCGGTGAGGGCTGGTTCTGGACGCTGCGGCGCAAAGAGGATGAGGGGGAGTTAATGGGCGTTATCTGCCTGATGGACACGCCGGATAACAACCGCGGTTTCTGGCTGGCACCGGAGTGGCAAGGGAGGGGCTATATGCGCGAAGCGTGCCACGCGGTGACTGATTACTGGTTCAATGGCCTGAACCGTGAGGTGTTGCGCGCGCCGAAAGCGGTGGCCAACGATCGGTCGAGAAAGATCTCGCACAGCAGCGGTATGCGGCTGGTTCGCCGTCAACCGGGCCACTATGTGGCGGGCGAGTTAGAGACCGAGTTGTGGGAGATCACCCGCGACGACTGGAACCGCCTGTACGGCTGA
- the treR gene encoding trehalose operon repressor TreR, translating into MSDKKLTLNDIAKLCGVGKSTVSLVINNSDKVKKATRERVEAIIKEQGYTPSKAAQALRSQREKIIGVIVTRLDSASENQAIRAILPQIYQHEYDAILMESLLDPTLLAAHLNVLAQRNVEGVILFGFSGVDKHLVKGWKDKLVLISSALPEVASVVYDNVGAVNVLMEKMRDEGHRSVAYIGVTTNDPTTGNIRYQTYLERCEAFGMTPHAALGDLSYQSGYDLAKGLLTAESGALICASDTIAMGAIKYIQQQGWKIKVGSIGSTPLMTFLQPDVLSVKMGYQQAGLKASQLLLEMLHGTRTQEHIVIPCTFQ; encoded by the coding sequence ATGAGTGATAAAAAGCTAACGTTAAACGACATCGCCAAACTGTGCGGCGTCGGAAAGTCCACGGTCTCGCTGGTGATCAACAACAGCGATAAAGTGAAGAAAGCGACCCGTGAACGCGTTGAAGCGATTATCAAAGAGCAGGGTTACACGCCGTCGAAAGCCGCTCAGGCGCTGCGCTCGCAGCGGGAAAAGATCATCGGCGTGATTGTCACGCGTCTTGATTCCGCCTCAGAGAATCAGGCCATTCGCGCCATTCTTCCGCAGATCTATCAGCATGAATATGATGCGATTTTAATGGAGAGCCTGCTCGATCCCACCCTGCTTGCCGCGCACCTTAATGTCCTGGCGCAGCGCAATGTCGAAGGGGTGATCCTGTTCGGTTTTTCCGGCGTCGATAAGCACCTGGTAAAGGGCTGGAAAGATAAGCTGGTGCTCATCTCCAGCGCCCTGCCGGAGGTGGCGTCGGTGGTCTACGATAACGTCGGCGCGGTCAATGTGCTGATGGAGAAGATGCGCGACGAGGGCCATCGCAGCGTGGCCTATATCGGTGTCACCACTAACGATCCCACTACCGGGAATATCCGTTACCAAACCTACCTTGAGCGGTGTGAAGCGTTTGGCATGACGCCGCACGCGGCGCTCGGCGATTTGAGCTATCAGAGCGGTTACGACCTGGCGAAAGGGTTGCTTACTGCCGAGAGCGGCGCGCTGATTTGCGCCTCTGACACCATCGCCATGGGCGCGATTAAATATATTCAGCAGCAGGGGTGGAAGATTAAAGTCGGCAGTATTGGCAGCACGCCGCTGATGACCTTCCTGCAGCCCGATGTGTTGAGCGTTAAAATGGGCTACCAGCAGGCGGGGCTGAAAGCCTCGCAGCTGCTGCTGGAGATGCTGCACGGAACGCGTACGCAAGAGCATATTGTTATCCCCTGCACCTTCCAGTAG
- a CDS encoding LacI family DNA-binding transcriptional regulator: MKTITLYDVARHAGVSYQTVSRVINDAAHVSTRTREKVQAAMAALHYVPNRGAQQLAGKRSKTLGLMTTDLALHAPSQIASAVKSRAGQAGASVMISMVEQHDGQSCAAALQELLAQRVEGVLINVPLDDALAQQLAAQAAPVPVLFLDVSDTALVNSLVFDALQGARLGVEHLRALGHQRIALLGGPESSVSARARFSGWLAALEEVKLSPFACAHGEWSAASGFEKAQRLLAGPQLPQAVLVANDQMALGVLRACAAKGIAVPEQISVVGYDDTDDSAWFSPPLTTVRQAFKEAGARSVEWLLDSQAQGDDFYQMRLPVHLVERHSSAPLSQQKESGEALARRLQQLAEQVALLDRR; this comes from the coding sequence ATGAAAACCATCACTCTCTATGACGTCGCTCGCCATGCCGGCGTCTCTTACCAGACCGTCTCCCGCGTGATCAACGATGCGGCCCATGTCTCCACGCGTACCCGGGAAAAGGTGCAGGCGGCGATGGCGGCGCTGCACTACGTGCCCAACCGCGGCGCGCAGCAACTGGCGGGAAAACGCAGCAAAACTCTTGGCTTAATGACTACCGATCTGGCGCTGCATGCGCCGTCGCAAATCGCTTCGGCGGTCAAGAGCCGCGCCGGGCAGGCGGGGGCCAGCGTGATGATCTCAATGGTTGAACAGCACGATGGGCAAAGCTGTGCGGCGGCATTGCAGGAGCTACTGGCGCAACGGGTTGAAGGGGTGCTGATTAACGTCCCGCTCGACGATGCGCTGGCACAGCAGCTGGCGGCGCAGGCTGCACCGGTGCCGGTGCTGTTCCTTGATGTTAGCGACACGGCGTTGGTCAACAGCCTGGTATTTGACGCCCTTCAGGGCGCGCGCCTTGGGGTTGAGCACCTGCGCGCATTGGGGCACCAGCGCATTGCGCTGCTCGGCGGGCCAGAGAGCTCGGTCTCGGCGCGCGCCCGGTTTAGCGGCTGGCTGGCGGCGCTGGAGGAAGTAAAGCTGTCTCCCTTCGCCTGCGCGCACGGAGAGTGGAGCGCCGCCTCCGGATTTGAAAAGGCGCAGCGCTTACTCGCCGGGCCGCAGCTGCCGCAGGCGGTGCTGGTGGCAAACGATCAGATGGCGCTTGGCGTACTGCGCGCCTGCGCAGCGAAAGGTATTGCCGTCCCGGAGCAGATCTCGGTGGTCGGGTATGACGATACCGACGACAGCGCCTGGTTTTCGCCGCCGCTCACCACCGTGCGCCAGGCCTTCAAAGAGGCGGGCGCGCGTAGCGTGGAGTGGCTGCTGGATAGCCAGGCGCAGGGCGACGATTTTTACCAGATGCGCCTGCCGGTCCATCTGGTCGAGCGCCACTCCAGTGCGCCGCTTTCGCAACAAAAAGAGAGCGGTGAAGCGCTGGCCCGACGTCTGCAACAGCTGGCGGAGCAGGTGGCTTTACTCGATCGCCGCTAA
- a CDS encoding acetoin reductase has product MTIDNKVALVTGAGQGIGRGIALRLAKEGASLMLVDMNAANLEAVAKEVQALGRKVATFVADISQRDQVYAAVDHAEEALGGFDIIVNNAGIAQVQPLADVTPEEVDRIMRINVQGTLWGIQAAAKKFIDRQQKGKIINACSIAGHDGFALLGIYSATKFAVRALTQTAAKEYASRGITVNAYCPGIVGTGMWEEIDRRFSDITGAPLGETYKKYVEGIALGRAETPDDVAGLVAYLAGPDSDYVTGQAILIDGGLVYR; this is encoded by the coding sequence ATGACGATTGATAATAAAGTGGCGCTGGTCACCGGCGCAGGCCAGGGAATTGGACGTGGGATTGCGCTTCGCCTTGCGAAAGAGGGGGCGTCGCTGATGCTGGTGGATATGAACGCCGCCAACCTCGAGGCGGTGGCGAAAGAGGTGCAGGCGCTGGGGCGTAAAGTGGCGACCTTTGTCGCCGATATTTCACAACGCGATCAGGTCTATGCGGCTGTCGATCACGCTGAAGAGGCGCTGGGCGGCTTTGACATTATCGTCAATAACGCCGGTATCGCGCAGGTGCAGCCGCTTGCCGATGTCACCCCGGAAGAGGTGGATCGCATTATGCGCATCAACGTGCAGGGGACATTGTGGGGCATTCAGGCGGCGGCGAAGAAGTTTATCGATCGTCAGCAGAAGGGAAAAATCATCAACGCCTGCTCGATTGCCGGGCATGATGGTTTCGCGCTGCTGGGCATCTACTCGGCGACCAAATTCGCCGTTCGCGCCTTAACCCAGACGGCGGCAAAAGAGTATGCCAGCCGCGGTATTACCGTTAACGCCTACTGCCCGGGGATTGTCGGCACCGGCATGTGGGAGGAGATTGACCGCCGCTTCTCCGATATCACCGGCGCGCCGCTGGGAGAGACCTATAAGAAGTATGTTGAGGGCATTGCGCTGGGCCGCGCGGAGACACCGGACGATGTGGCCGGGCTGGTGGCCTACCTCGCCGGGCCGGATTCCGACTATGTAACCGGACAGGCGATCCTGATTGATGGCGGGCTGGTCTACCGTTAA
- a CDS encoding GFA family protein, whose translation MSEKKRGQCHCGAVVFNVTLLDGFNNARRCNCSYCRMRGAVAVTAPLSGIDIIQGREKLTEYRFNTGVAVHFFCSVCGIYTFHQRRSNPDQYGVNAACIEGVSPFDFAEIPVSEGVNHPSDGGENSGVAGYLRYTPAGK comes from the coding sequence ATGAGTGAGAAAAAACGGGGGCAGTGCCACTGCGGCGCGGTGGTGTTTAACGTGACGCTACTCGACGGCTTTAATAATGCGCGGCGCTGCAACTGCTCCTACTGCCGGATGCGCGGCGCGGTGGCAGTTACCGCGCCGCTGTCAGGCATTGATATTATTCAGGGCAGAGAGAAGCTTACCGAGTACCGCTTTAACACCGGCGTCGCGGTTCACTTCTTCTGCTCGGTGTGTGGCATCTACACCTTCCACCAGCGCCGCTCCAACCCCGATCAATATGGCGTTAACGCGGCCTGCATTGAAGGCGTATCTCCGTTCGACTTCGCCGAAATCCCGGTCTCCGAAGGGGTAAATCACCCCTCGGATGGCGGCGAGAACAGCGGCGTCGCCGGGTATCTGCGCTACACCCCCGCCGGGAAATAA